In one Verrucomicrobiota bacterium JB022 genomic region, the following are encoded:
- a CDS encoding YrhB domain-containing protein produces MITFKSAKAIAEAQIRRIAQESNLLLVLNPHVIEEFEAGWVFFYNTKPYFEGDRSSTSLLAGNGPLLVLRQTGELKILPASMNVGKGVQWALDG; encoded by the coding sequence ATGATCACCTTCAAATCGGCGAAAGCCATCGCAGAAGCTCAAATCCGGAGGATTGCTCAAGAAAGCAACCTGCTGCTGGTATTGAATCCCCACGTTATAGAGGAGTTTGAAGCAGGTTGGGTCTTTTTCTATAACACGAAGCCTTATTTCGAAGGCGACCGCTCCAGCACCAGTCTACTGGCGGGAAACGGTCCCCTGCTGGTCTTGCGCCAGACGGGTGAGCTTAAGATCCTACCGGCCAGTATGAACGTTGGAAAAGGAGTGCAGTGGGCCTTGGACGGGTGA